Genomic DNA from Thermosipho ferrireducens:
CCCTATTTCTTCATAATTTATAGAAACATCCGAAAAATTTATAATCACTTTCCCACCCTCAAGGAAAGTACATTCGTTTCTACAGAAAATACTTTCCTGTTTTTGTCTTTGTGTACACTTTCAGCTATAGAAATCATGTTATCTATGACCTGAGAAAATGTCAATCCAGAAGCCTGCCATAGGTAATATGCAAACGCTCCAGGAATGGTATTAACCTCACTGACGTAAACTTCTTCATTCTTTACTAAAAAATCTATTCTTATATTTCCATAGCACTCCAGCACCTTAAAAGTGCTTATAGCTACATTCTTTAACATTTGTTCTAATTTTTTATTCAAATTAGCCGGGATTTTATGATTAGAAAATTTTCCATCTTTTCCTTTTGAAAGATATTTTTCATTGTAATCGAAAAAATCTCTTTTTCTCAAAATCTCCTCAAATACTGAAACTATAGGTTCTCTATATCCCATAACCGCACAGTTTATTTCTCGAGCATTTTCCACCGCTTTTTCTACAATAACTTTGTGCCCGAAAAGCAATGCTGTTTCAATTGCTTCAAAAAGTTCTTCCCGGGTCTTTGCTTTATTTATCCCTATACTTGAACCAAGCAACGCGGGCTTTATATACAACGGAAAACCTAACTCTTCTTCACATTTTTTTACAAATTCATCCTTATTTTTTCTCCACTCATGATCTGTAATATGTAAAAAATCAACAACAGGTATATTGTTGCTACGCAATACAATCTTTGAAATGACTTTATCCATCCCCACTGTAGAACCCAGAATTCCAGAACCGGTATACGGAACATTAAAGACCTCACACAAACCTTGTAAAGAACCATCTTCTCCATATGTACCATGAGTTGCAAGTATACATACATCTATTAAAAATTTTTTCAAAGGTGTTTTTACAATAAGTTTTCCATTCAGGCCATTCAACGCTTTTATAGGTGTTGCCTTTTTTTCAAGTTTTAACGTATCTTTAAAATTATCTATTTTTTCAAGACATTTTCCCGTATACCATTGACCATCTTTAGAAATATAAATAGGAATAACATTGTACTTTTCTCTATCAATCGCAGATAAAACCTGATGAGCTGTTATAATAGATATTTCATGCTCTACAGAACGAGAGCCAAAAATCACCGCAATATTTTTTTTCATAAACTACCTCCACTATAAAAAATTCAATGTAATTATACCAAATAAAAATCTGGAAATGAAGAAGGAAAATTAGCGAGGATTGCAAAATAAGATCCCTCGTCATTTCATTCCTCGGGATGACAGGAAAAGGGGTGTCATTCCGAACCCGAAGGTGAGGAATCTTTTATTTAGCGAGGTTGGCGAGATTAGCCTCCCATTCATGTCATTCCGAGGAGCGTATGCGACGAGGAATCTTGTAAGTATTTTATGTGATATAATCTAACTGAATTACACATGTTAGTAAGAAAGTCTAAATTATCAGTGTTGTTGGCTAATATCTTGCTAATGAAATTTTTTGAGGTGAGACAATGACTTCTGTTAGTAAGGTTCATATAGAAAAGCAAAAACTTGAAAAAATAATGGAAATTTTAAAGAAAAATGGTGCAAAAAAAATAGCAATATTTGGTTCTCGAGTTAGAAATGATTGGAAAAACGATAGTGACATAGATATTCTTGTAGAATTTTCCAAGAAACCAAGTCTTCTTGAAATTGCAGGCATAAAACTCGAAATAGAGGATAATATAGGAGAAAAAGTAGATTTGATTACTTTCGATGGTCTGGATGATTACATCAAAGAAAAGGTTTTGAACTCAATGGTGGTGGTATACAATGAAAGATGACGTAGTGTATCTTAAACATATTCTTGATTCAATGGATGCTATTCTTAATTTTGTACGCGGAAAAACGTACAATGAATTCGTTAAAAATCGTATGATGTGGTCAGCTGTTATCAGGGAAATAGAAGTCGTAGGTGAAGCAACTAAAAACCTCTCATATAAATTCAGGGAAAAGTATCCAGAAATTCCTTGGAGAAAAATGGCTGGTATGAGAGATGTTTTGATCCACGGGTATTTTAAAACTGATTTAGAAGCTGTGTGGAAAACTGCTGTTGAAGACATTCCAAATTTAAAATCTAAGATAGAAAAAATTATAAAAGATTTTTAAAAAGAACAGCAAAAGTTTAATTTTTCCTCATTCCAAGGAGTAACGTGACGAAGAATCTTGTAATTAGCGAGATTGGCGAGGTTAGCAAGATTGGTATCCCCGAAATGTGTCATTCCGAGGAGCACACGCGACAAGGAATCTTGATTGACTTTCGAAAGGATAAGATCCTTCGTCGCTGACGCTCCTCAGGATGACAATAAAGAGGGATTGTGGGATGACTTCCTTTTTTGTCATTCCGAACCCGAAGGGTGAGGAATCTTTTATTTGGCAAGAGTTAGCAAAGTCTATCCTAAGGAGTGAAACAACGAAGGATTTTGGGAGTTTGGTGAAAAAACAAGATTCCTCACATGCGTTCGGAATGACAATAAGGAATAAGATCCTTTGCTGCGCTCAGGACGACAAAGAACAGCGAGAGTTGGCGAGTGTTAGCGAGGTTAGCAATGTATAACAACTTATTGTTTTTTATATAATAAGATAGGGGGACAATAAGAATCCCCCATCATGCGTAATCTTTAATACAAAAATCTTAGCAGTATCATATCACACCGTTTTTTCAGGACATAATTGAAAGATATTTTAAACTATCATCTGGAAACATTGTAACAACTCTTTCAAGATTATACTTTTCTTTTATTTTCACAGCAGCAACTGCGTTTGCAGCTGAAGAAATTCCAACAGAAAATCCTGCTTTTTTTGATAAATATTCCATCATTTGAATAGCTTCTTCATCTGAAACTTGAACTACCTCATCTATAACACTGATATCCAATATCTTGGGGATAAATCCTGCGCCAATTCCCTGAATTTTATGTTTCCCTGGTTTACCCCCTGATAAAACAGGAGAATTTGAAGGTTCAACAGCTACTATTTTAACTTTCTCACCGAAAAATTTTTTCAAAACATGCCCCACACCGCTTATCGTACCACCAGTTCCAACACCAGCAACAAACGCATCAATATCAAACGCCATCTGCGCTAACAATTCCGGACCTGTTGTAAATTCATGACTCAATACATTATTAAAATTTTCAAATTGGTTTGGCATAAAAGCATTTAATTCTTGAACTATTTCTTTTGCTTTCTCTATAGCTCCTTTCATTCCCTTATCTCCGGAAGTTAAAACTACTTCTGCACC
This window encodes:
- a CDS encoding D-alanine--D-alanine ligase family protein — protein: MKKNIAVIFGSRSVEHEISIITAHQVLSAIDREKYNVIPIYISKDGQWYTGKCLEKIDNFKDTLKLEKKATPIKALNGLNGKLIVKTPLKKFLIDVCILATHGTYGEDGSLQGLCEVFNVPYTGSGILGSTVGMDKVISKIVLRSNNIPVVDFLHITDHEWRKNKDEFVKKCEEELGFPLYIKPALLGSSIGINKAKTREELFEAIETALLFGHKVIVEKAVENAREINCAVMGYREPIVSVFEEILRKRDFFDYNEKYLSKGKDGKFSNHKIPANLNKKLEQMLKNVAISTFKVLECYGNIRIDFLVKNEEVYVSEVNTIPGAFAYYLWQASGLTFSQVIDNMISIAESVHKDKNRKVFSVETNVLSLRVGK
- a CDS encoding nucleotidyltransferase family protein, encoding MTSVSKVHIEKQKLEKIMEILKKNGAKKIAIFGSRVRNDWKNDSDIDILVEFSKKPSLLEIAGIKLEIEDNIGEKVDLITFDGLDDYIKEKVLNSMVVVYNER
- a CDS encoding HepT-like ribonuclease domain-containing protein, with the translated sequence MKDDVVYLKHILDSMDAILNFVRGKTYNEFVKNRMMWSAVIREIEVVGEATKNLSYKFREKYPEIPWRKMAGMRDVLIHGYFKTDLEAVWKTAVEDIPNLKSKIEKIIKDF
- the cysK gene encoding cysteine synthase A, whose amino-acid sequence is MIGNTPTVYVEKLGIYAKLERNNPGGSVKDRPAYFMLRAAMRDNLLSSKIIVEPTSGNTGIALAWIGKRYGLRVILTMPETMTKERIELMKSFGAEVVLTSGDKGMKGAIEKAKEIVQELNAFMPNQFENFNNVLSHEFTTGPELLAQMAFDIDAFVAGVGTGGTISGVGHVLKKFFGEKVKIVAVEPSNSPVLSGGKPGKHKIQGIGAGFIPKILDISVIDEVVQVSDEEAIQMMEYLSKKAGFSVGISSAANAVAAVKIKEKYNLERVVTMFPDDSLKYLSIMS